The stretch of DNA ACAAATCTGCGATAACCACAATCATCCCATGCTGGATGCGAGGTTTAGGGGTCTGTCGCAGTCACAGAGAGCAATCAAGGAAGGGGATTTGCACCAAATCAATTCCATGAGGAAAGCTGGGTTGCGAGTGCCGACGATTTTCGGTGCGTTTGCCAATCAGTCAGGAGGATTCGAGACTGTTGGGTTCGAGATGAAAGACATATATAATGCGATAGAGAAGCAAAGGCGGGCTGGCGTGACAGATGCGGAGTCCGCGTTGAAGTTCCCGGGAAATTTAAGGACAACTGATTCCGGGATGTTCTGGAGGTACTCGCTGGATGTTGACAAGAGACTGGAAAATCTCTTCTGGTGCGATGGAATAAGTCGTTATGACTACAGCATCTTCGGTGATGTCCTGGGTTTTGATGTAACTTACGGTCGTAACAAATACAAGTTCCCTTTGGTAATATTCTCAGGGGTGGACCATCATATGCGGACGGTGGTGTTCGGCTGTGCCATCTTGAGTAACGAGAGCAAAGCAAGCTATGTGTGGTTGCTGCGGTCATTCCTTGAGGCAATGAAGGGAAAACAGCCGAAGTCTGTCATCACGGATGGTGACCTCGCCATGAAGAGCGCGGTTAGCACAATTTTCTGGGTGCACATCACAGGTTGTGTAGCTAGCATCTGTTAAGGAACGCCACTGCTAGAGTTGGACGGCCAGGTTTTCTTAGGAAATTCCGTCTATGCCTCATGGGAGATCTAGAGGTTGATGAATTTGAGACAATATGGACAGATAGTGTGGCGGACCACGGGTTGG from Arachis duranensis cultivar V14167 chromosome 4, aradu.V14167.gnm2.J7QH, whole genome shotgun sequence encodes:
- the LOC107484021 gene encoding protein FAR1-RELATED SEQUENCE 5-like, encoding MHREDRKKDPRPIMRCGCEARIKVHADDASGRWFVEQICDNHNHPMLDARFRGLSQSQRAIKEGDLHQINSMRKAGLRVPTIFGAFANQSGGFETVGFEMKDIYNAIEKQRRAGVTDAESALKFPGNLRTTDSGMFWRYSLDVDKRLENLFWCDGISRYDYSIFGDVLGFDVTYGRNKYKFPLVIFSGVDHHMRTVVFGCAILSNESKASYVWLLRSFLEAMKGKQPKSVITDGDLAMKSAVSTIFWVHITGCVASIC